The Deltaproteobacteria bacterium CG11_big_fil_rev_8_21_14_0_20_42_23 sequence GGCAAAATTAGGCCCTATGTTTTCGCAATCTCATCTTCCTTTAGAAGGTGTGGACGAAGGGTTGTGGGATATGAACAATGTGTGGGGCGATGATGTTCCTGCAGCCGTTGCTATGCTTCGTTCTGCGCTGCTTGCCTTTATTGCTCAAAGAAATCTAGAGCTTCAGGCTTTAGTGGAAGTGCAAACTGGAAAAAATGAAACCGGTGCTCCTTATGCTGTTGTGGGAAATGATAATTCTCCAGGTGCTCGCTTAGCCAAGTGTTTAGACCTAGAGCGCATTCACACTCATCGTCAAAGTTTAAGTGCGGGCATCGAAGCTGCATTTGGTGTGCCTTGTTTTGCCATTCATTGTGGAGAGAGACCTGCCGATGCGAGAGAGGGTGATCTTGTAGACAGACAAGCTTGGACAGTGATGGATTTTATAAGAAGTGAACTATTGCTTTATGCAGGTGTTCATTTTCTTTCACTTCCTGATCTTGCTGTGGCTGCAGGCTAAGCCATGGGGCATTTTCGGCATTTTGAGCCGGAGCCTTTTTTCTTAGGCCCGCGGAAATGCCGATAGAGCCAGTAGCTGCTGGCGGCGACGATAATGTAAACGATGATGTCTTGCATGGTTTTTTTCTCCAAAGGTGAGGGTGAAGTTTTTGAATTGGCTTTCTCCCTCCCCTTAGTCCCCTCCCGCTAGGAGGGGAAAAATCAGCCTCGGATTTTTTAACACCCCAACAACGTTCCTACTTGATAAATGGCAAGTGCTGCCACGTAAGCTAATGCGGTCATGTAGCTGAACATAAAAATGGGCCAGCGCCAGGAATTGGTTTCGCGTTTTACGATGGCAACGGTTGACATGCACTGACAGGCGAAAAGAAAAAAGACCAACAAGCCTAAACCCACCAGTGGAGTGAAGACGGGTTTCCCATTTTCGCGTTTTTGATTTTTTACGGCTTCAAGTAATGACGGTGAAGTTTCATCAACATCATCACCAACGCGATAGACAATAGCCATGGTGCTCACAAAAATTTCACGAGCTGCAAACGAAGCAATAAGCCCAATGCCAATTTTCCAGTCGAAGCCAAGTGGTTTTAAGGCAGGTTCAATTGCTTTTCCAAGTCTTCCCGCAAAGCTATATTCAATAGGGCTTTGCTCGGTTTCAGTTTGCATTGAAATATTTTTCACTTCTGTGTTTTCACCAGCAGAGATGGTGTTTGGTTTTGGATAGCTGGTGACAAACCAAAGAATAATGGAGAAGGCAAAAATAACCGTTCCGGCATTCGTTAAAAAAACTTTTGCACGCTCCCAAGTTCGTCTTAAAACACTTGTCATTTTTGGCATGCGATACGGTGGCATTTCCATCAAGAACGGAAGCGAAATGGTTTTGAGCATAGTTTTTTTCAACACGAAGGCAACAATGATGGCAGCGATCACGCCTAAAATATAGAGCCCCCACAAAATCAAACCTTGTAAATTGAAAACGCCCAAGTAGGTAATGCTGGGAATGCAAGCTGCAATTAAAAGTGCATAGACGGGAAGTCTAGCGCTGCAGCTCATCAGCGGGGCGATCATCATGGTGGCAATGCGATCGCGTTTGTTTTCGATGGTGCGTGTTGCCATCACGCCAGGAATAGCGCAGGCGAAAGAACTTAAAAGAGGAATGAAGGCTTTTCCATGCAGGCCCAGTTTAAACATAATGCGATCCATCACGAAAGCTGCTCTGGCCATGTATCCGCTGTCTTCCATCAGAGTTAAAAAGAAAAAGAGAAAAGCAATTTGCGGAACAAAAATAACAACAGATCCAATGCCAGCAATAACACCATCTACAATTAAACTTTTAAGTGATCCATCGGGAAGTATGGCTGCTACAACGTTTCCAAGCCATCCAAAAAAACCGTCAATAAGATCCATGGGAAAACTAGACCAAGTGAAAAGGGCTTGAAAGAGAAGTGCCATCAACACAAAAAAGAAAATGGGACCAATAATTTTATGCATAATGACGCGATCGAGTTTGCTTGCAAAGCTTGGATTGCAGCATTCGTCGGTGCATTGTGAGGCGTTGAGCACATTTTCAATCCAGGTGTAACGATATTCGCTTTCGAGCGCGCGCCAATCTATTCCAGCTGCTTCAAGGTTTTGCTGAGAAGCCAATACAGCTTTACGTAATGGCTCATCTTTATATTCGCTCAGTTCACCTTCGCGCGTGAGTAAGCGCAAGGCTTCTGCGTCGGTATTGTTTTGAACATCATCCTTTTTGAGGAGTTCAGATAAAATGGAGAATTCTTTTTGCACTTCGGCAGGAAGTTTCAACTGAGGCAAAATGCTGCGCGTTTGTTTCAATCCTTGTGCTAACAAGTGTTTGATTTCTTCAACGCCTTTTTTCTTTGGAGCAACAGCGGTGACAATGGGAACGCCAAGATTATTTGAAAGTTTTTCCACATCGATGCAGATTTTTTTCTTTTCCACTTCGTCATACATGTTGAGCACAAGCAGAGTGGGAAGTTCGCAGTCAATCACTTGTGTGGTGAAAAAAAG is a genomic window containing:
- the feoB gene encoding ferrous iron transport protein B; translated protein: MKTYLLIGNPNTGKTTLFNALSGSRQKVGNYPGVTVEKKEGHFEFQGEKIKLIDLPGTYSLIANSPDEEITTEILLGRRKLDTPIDGVVIVADATNLTRSLFFTTQVIDCELPTLLVLNMYDEVEKKKICIDVEKLSNNLGVPIVTAVAPKKKGVEEIKHLLAQGLKQTRSILPQLKLPAEVQKEFSILSELLKKDDVQNNTDAEALRLLTREGELSEYKDEPLRKAVLASQQNLEAAGIDWRALESEYRYTWIENVLNASQCTDECCNPSFASKLDRVIMHKIIGPIFFFVLMALLFQALFTWSSFPMDLIDGFFGWLGNVVAAILPDGSLKSLIVDGVIAGIGSVVIFVPQIAFLFFFLTLMEDSGYMARAAFVMDRIMFKLGLHGKAFIPLLSSFACAIPGVMATRTIENKRDRIATMMIAPLMSCSARLPVYALLIAACIPSITYLGVFNLQGLILWGLYILGVIAAIIVAFVLKKTMLKTISLPFLMEMPPYRMPKMTSVLRRTWERAKVFLTNAGTVIFAFSIILWFVTSYPKPNTISAGENTEVKNISMQTETEQSPIEYSFAGRLGKAIEPALKPLGFDWKIGIGLIASFAAREIFVSTMAIVYRVGDDVDETSPSLLEAVKNQKRENGKPVFTPLVGLGLLVFFLFACQCMSTVAIVKRETNSWRWPIFMFSYMTALAYVAALAIYQVGTLLGC